The Solanum lycopersicum chromosome 9, SLM_r2.1 genome window below encodes:
- the LOC138338444 gene encoding uncharacterized protein, which yields MSVHYHPGNANVVADALSRLSMGSAPHVEEQKKELVKDVHRLAFLGVCRMSISYSGVTIQNGAELSLVVEVKEKKDSDPILLELTGDTKMYRDLREVYWCNGMKRYIADFVSKCPNCQQVKVEHQKPRGSGSEHPYQALIEFCSPVQQIK from the exons atgagtgtgcattatcatcctggtaATGCGAATGTAGTAgccgatgctcttagtagattatctatgggtagtgcaccccatgttgaggaacaaaagaaggagctagtgaaggatgttcacaggcttgctttCTTGGGAGTTTGTCGTATGAGCATATCATATAGCGGTGTAACAAttcagaatggggcagaattgtctttggtagtggaggttaaggaaaagaaagacagtgacccaatcttgcttgaacttacaG GTgacactaagatgtaccgcgatctgcgagaagtctattggtgCAATGGCATGAAGAGATatatagcagattttgtgagtaagtgccccaattgccagcaagtcaaggtagaacatcagaaaccaagag gttcaggttctgaGCATCCATATCAAGCATTGATCGAATTCTgctctccagttcagcagattaagtaa